The DNA segment cttcttctcaatctCTCTATCTTCCTCATCTGTGCTCCTCGAGTTCAGAACAATGGCCTTCACAACATCACTCAAAGGAATCTTAAGCTTCTTCGCCGGAGACTCCAATCTTGAAGATGATGGCAAGAGAGTAGCCGATTTCTCCAAAGGAATCGAATCAACAGGAGCCGTACGATCCTCCTCTGAATCAACGGTATCAGGGCTTTCCGGGGGAGAGACGAATCGAACCGCGTGGCTCTCCACCAATTCCTCCTCGTAACCCATCGAACCGTTTACACTATCAGAATCATCGGAATCACGGCGAGGCGCGGTTCCGTCGTTTAACGGCGAGGCTCCGAGGACGGAGGGATCGGAGTCTGGAGGAACGCCTCGTTGAGCGAAGCCGCAG comes from the Brassica napus cultivar Da-Ae chromosome A7, Da-Ae, whole genome shotgun sequence genome and includes:
- the LOC111199221 gene encoding uncharacterized protein LOC111199221, which encodes MGYEEELVESHAVRFVSPPESPDTVDSEEDRTAPVDSIPLEKSATLLPSSSRLESPAKKLKIPLSDVVKAIVLNSRSTDEEDREIEKKKKKTSCVQILINKGFNFP